The Halopelagius longus genome has a segment encoding these proteins:
- a CDS encoding glycosyltransferase, with protein MSDSNVGNVGSEPVAGSGASQSEDVAEGTSAARRIEPGDDDAANPTVSVVVVTYNEADRISRCLDSVFELCEGMPFEVILVDSNSSDGTVDIAREYPITVLQIPSDDLSTPSAGRYVGTHAADGEFVLFVDGDMDVTDGWLPRACDLLRERPDVAAVDGHLNENRDHDEVVTVGAVRGVALYDAQKLRTVGGFDPFLRSLEDIDLGFRLGESGYRLCRLPVVVAEHPVASGPTEPLRRLRNGYVTGAGQAIRKSTDSPRRLVRHLRRMRNKLLVGAWGALGAFSLLSPPLLVGWLVMTAAGFYALASEKGFTEAVSLILGQMLTLCGIIWGFRDPPRPAIEYPLDRIETVQVADPSVHTPAGE; from the coding sequence ATGAGCGATAGCAACGTCGGAAACGTCGGCTCGGAACCGGTCGCGGGAAGCGGCGCGTCGCAGTCCGAAGACGTTGCCGAGGGAACCTCGGCAGCCCGCCGGATCGAACCTGGCGACGACGACGCGGCGAACCCCACCGTCTCCGTCGTCGTCGTGACGTACAACGAGGCGGACCGCATCTCCCGGTGTCTCGACTCGGTGTTCGAGCTGTGCGAGGGGATGCCGTTCGAGGTCATCCTCGTGGACTCGAACTCGTCGGACGGTACCGTCGATATCGCGCGCGAGTACCCAATCACGGTGTTACAGATACCGTCGGACGACCTCTCGACGCCCTCGGCGGGGAGGTACGTCGGAACGCACGCCGCGGACGGTGAGTTCGTCCTGTTCGTCGACGGCGACATGGACGTCACCGACGGCTGGTTACCGCGGGCGTGCGACCTTCTCCGGGAGCGCCCCGACGTGGCCGCCGTGGACGGCCACCTCAACGAGAACCGCGACCACGACGAGGTAGTGACCGTCGGCGCGGTTCGGGGCGTGGCCCTGTACGACGCGCAGAAGCTCCGAACCGTCGGCGGGTTCGACCCGTTCCTCCGGTCGCTCGAAGACATCGACCTCGGATTCCGACTCGGCGAGTCGGGGTACCGCCTCTGTCGCCTCCCCGTCGTCGTCGCGGAACATCCGGTCGCGTCCGGGCCGACGGAACCCCTCCGGAGGCTTCGGAACGGGTACGTCACGGGGGCGGGACAGGCGATTCGAAAGTCGACAGACTCGCCGCGGCGGTTGGTGCGCCACCTCCGTCGGATGCGGAACAAACTGCTCGTCGGGGCGTGGGGTGCGCTCGGCGCGTTCTCGCTCCTCTCGCCGCCACTCCTCGTCGGGTGGCTCGTAATGACGGCGGCGGGGTTCTACGCGCTCGCCTCGGAGAAGGGGTTCACCGAGGCCGTGAGTCTCATCCTCGGACAGATGCTGACGCTGTGCGGAATCATCTGGGGATTCCGCGACCCGCCGCGCCCGGCGATCGAGTATCCGCTGGACCGTATCGAGACGGTTCAGGTCGCCGATCCGTCGGTGCACACGCCCGCGGGCGAGTAG
- a CDS encoding polysaccharide deacetylase family protein — MGSVVISLDAELGWGYVDYDDPPARVRHARSGWRTLLSMFDEYDVPATWAVVGHLMLEDCDGEHADVPASEGWFSKERDSGRFGSDQRFGGGLVKAVADASADHELGSHSFSHPEFDRIDRAWADAEVARCVELADERGYDLDSFAFPRNSVGHRDVLAEHGFTCYRGVSPVVDADSPLKPLRTLTGGTPLDRRSLLVAPRTDDHGLVNVPASLYLFSFEGTAQRIADPILGDPIVRAARRGIDQAADGDGVFHVWLHPNNVWREYTRERVRAILEYLDERRRDSALTVETMNSVAEAVR; from the coding sequence ATGGGTTCCGTCGTCATCTCCCTCGACGCCGAACTCGGGTGGGGGTACGTCGATTACGACGACCCGCCCGCCCGCGTCCGGCACGCGCGTTCCGGGTGGCGAACGCTGCTCTCGATGTTCGACGAGTACGACGTTCCCGCGACGTGGGCCGTCGTCGGTCACCTGATGCTCGAAGACTGCGACGGCGAACACGCGGACGTGCCCGCCTCGGAGGGGTGGTTCTCGAAGGAACGCGACTCCGGGCGGTTCGGCTCCGACCAGCGATTCGGCGGCGGACTCGTCAAGGCCGTCGCGGACGCGTCGGCGGACCACGAACTCGGCTCGCACTCCTTCTCGCATCCGGAGTTCGACCGGATCGACCGCGCGTGGGCGGACGCCGAAGTCGCGCGGTGCGTCGAACTCGCCGACGAACGCGGCTACGACCTCGACTCCTTCGCCTTCCCGCGGAACAGCGTCGGCCACAGGGACGTGCTCGCGGAGCACGGCTTCACCTGTTACCGCGGCGTCTCGCCCGTCGTCGACGCCGACTCGCCGCTGAAACCCCTCCGGACGTTGACCGGCGGGACGCCCCTCGACCGGCGGTCGTTGCTCGTCGCGCCGCGAACCGACGACCACGGACTCGTGAACGTCCCCGCGTCGCTGTACCTGTTCAGTTTCGAGGGGACGGCGCAGCGAATCGCCGACCCGATTCTCGGCGACCCCATCGTCCGGGCGGCGAGGCGCGGCATCGATCAAGCGGCCGACGGAGACGGCGTCTTCCACGTCTGGCTCCACCCGAACAACGTCTGGCGGGAGTACACCAGAGAGCGCGTGCGAGCGATTCTGGAGTACCTGGACGAACGCCGCCGCGACTCCGCGCTGACCGTCGAGACGATGAACTCCGTCGCGGAAGCAGTTCGCTGA
- a CDS encoding glycosyltransferase family 4 protein — MIRTLQLVTTRRPFFEQQVDVLEDEGVVCDVVTVPRPPEGTRSLRQYASFYRDTLREAWNGDYDVVHANYGLTAPAALAQPTRPVVLSLWGSDVMGQYGALSEWCAQLADAVIVMSEEMREELGVECTVVPHGIDMDLFSPAPKGPAREEVGWTRDENHVLFPYDTARDAKDYPRAKRVVERAERRLGEDIELQTISGVPHERMPTYVNAADALLLTSKWEGSPNSVREALACNRPVVTTDVGDIAEYAADIPGAVVSDDDEELARGVADAVTDGDAFDGREHVREYSLERMGENIIAVYESVLGAPRTEVGA; from the coding sequence ATGATACGAACGCTGCAACTCGTCACGACGCGGAGACCGTTCTTCGAACAGCAGGTGGACGTGTTGGAGGACGAGGGCGTCGTCTGCGACGTGGTGACCGTCCCGCGCCCGCCGGAGGGCACCCGGTCGCTCCGGCAGTACGCCTCGTTCTACCGGGACACCCTGCGAGAGGCGTGGAACGGCGACTACGACGTCGTACACGCGAACTACGGGCTGACCGCCCCCGCCGCCCTCGCGCAACCGACCCGTCCGGTCGTCCTCTCGCTTTGGGGGTCGGACGTGATGGGGCAGTACGGCGCTCTCAGCGAGTGGTGCGCGCAGTTGGCCGACGCCGTCATCGTGATGTCCGAGGAGATGCGCGAGGAACTCGGCGTCGAGTGCACCGTCGTCCCGCACGGCATCGACATGGACCTATTCTCGCCCGCGCCGAAGGGACCGGCGCGGGAGGAAGTCGGGTGGACGCGCGACGAGAACCACGTGCTGTTCCCGTACGACACGGCGCGCGACGCGAAGGACTACCCCCGGGCGAAACGCGTCGTCGAACGCGCCGAGAGACGACTCGGCGAGGATATCGAACTCCAGACGATTTCGGGCGTCCCGCACGAACGGATGCCGACGTACGTGAACGCCGCCGACGCCCTCCTTCTCACCTCGAAGTGGGAGGGGTCGCCGAACTCCGTCCGGGAGGCACTCGCCTGTAACCGCCCCGTCGTGACGACGGACGTGGGCGACATCGCCGAGTACGCCGCCGATATTCCGGGCGCCGTCGTCAGCGACGACGACGAAGAGTTGGCCCGCGGCGTCGCAGACGCAGTGACCGACGGCGACGCGTTCGACGGGCGCGAGCACGTGCGGGAGTACAGCCTCGAACGGATGGGAGAGAACATCATCGCGGTGTACGAGAGCGTCCTCGGAGCCCCGAGAACGGAGGTGGGCGCATGA
- a CDS encoding DUF354 domain-containing protein: protein MRVLFDVNHPAQVHLFKNAYWELEADGHGVHVTSREKEITTDLLDQYGIDHTPLTAERDGGAPALAAEWAKREAKMFSLARSFDPDVIVSRLNPPAVHVSRMTGSRNVIFKDTILRSRAIRALYHGATCPFVDKICTPPGFDVPVPARKHDIVGFQELSYLHPDWFEPDADVLREYGVEPDDPFFVLRFAGWDAYHDVGSQGLSPEGKRELVEYLAERGDVYITSEEELPPEFEEYRISVPAHRIHDLLYHADLYVGDSQTMPTEAALLGTPAIRANSVVGDGDMNNFVELEEEYGLLFSYADEDAAMRKISEIVENPESDGAWEERRRRLVEDKPDVTNTMLDLVYDAAHR, encoded by the coding sequence ATGAGAGTACTGTTCGACGTCAACCACCCGGCGCAGGTTCACCTGTTCAAGAACGCGTACTGGGAACTCGAAGCCGACGGACACGGCGTCCACGTCACGTCCCGCGAGAAGGAGATAACGACAGACCTCCTCGACCAGTACGGCATCGACCACACGCCCCTCACCGCCGAACGCGACGGCGGCGCGCCCGCACTCGCCGCCGAGTGGGCCAAGCGGGAGGCGAAGATGTTCTCTCTGGCCCGGTCGTTCGACCCGGACGTGATAGTGAGTCGCCTCAATCCGCCCGCGGTACACGTCTCGCGGATGACCGGCAGTCGGAACGTCATCTTCAAGGACACCATCCTCCGCTCGCGGGCGATACGGGCGCTCTACCACGGCGCGACCTGTCCGTTCGTGGACAAGATATGCACGCCGCCGGGATTCGACGTGCCCGTCCCCGCCCGGAAACACGACATCGTCGGCTTTCAGGAACTGTCGTACCTCCACCCCGACTGGTTCGAACCCGACGCCGACGTGCTCAGGGAGTACGGCGTCGAACCGGACGACCCGTTCTTCGTCCTCCGATTCGCGGGGTGGGACGCCTACCACGACGTGGGGAGTCAGGGGCTCTCGCCGGAGGGGAAGCGAGAACTCGTCGAGTACCTCGCCGAACGCGGCGACGTGTACATCACGAGCGAGGAGGAACTTCCCCCGGAGTTCGAGGAGTACCGCATCTCCGTTCCGGCCCACCGGATTCACGACCTGCTGTACCACGCGGACCTGTACGTCGGCGACTCCCAGACGATGCCCACGGAGGCCGCACTCCTCGGCACGCCCGCGATACGCGCGAACTCCGTCGTCGGCGACGGCGACATGAACAACTTCGTCGAACTGGAGGAGGAGTACGGACTGCTGTTCTCCTACGCCGACGAGGACGCCGCGATGCGGAAGATTTCCGAGATAGTCGAGAACCCCGAGAGCGACGGCGCGTGGGAGGAACGGCGACGGCGACTCGTCGAGGACAAACCGGACGTGACGAACACCATGCTGGACCTCGTCTACGACGCCGCACACCGATGA
- a CDS encoding polysaccharide deacetylase family protein gives MMGEFTFERYEELLRAGLDAGYDHLTVRQYLTRKRADELPERFVVHRHDVDRKPENALAMARLEARLDVPSTYYFRTIEKVFRPDLIRQIDALGHEIGYHYEDMDRAEGDVAAAHDSFRSELERLRELAEVRTACMHGNPLTSYDNRDMWASAPEGQFEEYGLLGEAYLSMDFADVIYFSDTGRTWEDGALKIKDHTVGEDGKQRQVGETSELIGLLENREIPRLCLLTHPNRWAKDSTEMVVENAKDFTMNAGKRVLNLVR, from the coding sequence ATGATGGGGGAGTTCACGTTCGAGAGGTACGAGGAACTCCTGCGGGCGGGTCTCGACGCCGGGTACGACCACCTCACCGTCCGCCAGTACCTCACGCGGAAGCGAGCGGACGAGTTGCCGGAACGGTTCGTCGTCCACCGCCACGACGTGGACCGGAAGCCGGAGAACGCGCTCGCGATGGCGCGTCTGGAGGCCCGACTCGACGTGCCGAGCACCTACTACTTCCGGACGATAGAGAAGGTGTTCCGCCCGGATTTGATACGCCAAATCGACGCGCTCGGCCACGAAATCGGCTACCACTACGAGGACATGGACCGGGCGGAGGGCGACGTGGCGGCGGCCCACGATAGCTTCCGGAGCGAACTCGAACGCCTCCGCGAACTCGCGGAGGTTCGGACGGCGTGCATGCACGGCAATCCGCTCACGTCGTACGATAACCGCGACATGTGGGCATCCGCCCCCGAAGGGCAGTTCGAGGAGTACGGCCTCCTCGGGGAGGCGTACCTCTCGATGGACTTCGCCGACGTCATCTACTTCTCCGACACCGGCCGGACGTGGGAGGACGGCGCGTTGAAGATAAAGGACCACACCGTCGGCGAGGACGGAAAGCAACGGCAGGTCGGGGAGACGAGCGAACTCATCGGCCTCCTCGAAAACCGGGAGATACCCCGACTCTGTCTCCTCACGCACCCGAACCGCTGGGCGAAGGACTCCACCGAGATGGTCGTCGAGAACGCGAAGGACTTCACGATGAACGCCGGCAAGCGCGTGCTCAACTTGGTGAGATGA
- a CDS encoding carboxylate--amine ligase, producing MSDATAPAEETAAPPNEANEPRKRDAPPTVMILGRHHVYALQIAAELSRDLDARVVGVGEEETNPIVQSRYCDRGVVVPPAEEDRAKHAASVLRAIKRFHPDVVLPVGHLTVEVLDEIRDEIPDGVAFRLPSSEALETAFDKGDTAAVAESVGIRTPEEYGRLPTGPDADPQLDASELPYPVFLKAEKEAGRNIVSKVESEDDLWEAYEELRHREEGGDIIVQEYVEGDGHTYAIGLLFDDGTPELEFGQDEVRSIPREGGTGTRVRILRDEELAAKSKALLEALDWNGVALVEYKRAANGEWVLMEINPKFWASYALASRYGYRFASTLVASSLDIPRESFEGSPSETGEMVFPLREVYFSLKHEEESLPRSLASLAWPPARVDIDPRDLRAWVAPGGLATSMGWALNLWRGGDDPF from the coding sequence ATGAGCGACGCTACCGCACCCGCCGAGGAGACGGCCGCGCCGCCGAACGAAGCGAACGAACCGCGGAAGCGCGACGCGCCGCCGACGGTGATGATTCTCGGCAGACACCACGTGTACGCCCTGCAGATAGCCGCCGAACTCTCCCGCGACTTGGACGCGAGAGTCGTCGGCGTCGGCGAGGAGGAGACGAACCCCATCGTGCAGTCGCGGTACTGCGATCGGGGAGTAGTCGTCCCGCCCGCCGAGGAGGACAGAGCGAAGCACGCCGCGTCGGTGCTCCGCGCCATAAAGCGGTTCCACCCCGACGTCGTCCTGCCCGTCGGCCACCTCACCGTCGAGGTGTTAGACGAGATTCGAGACGAGATTCCCGACGGCGTGGCGTTCCGCCTTCCGTCTTCGGAGGCTCTGGAGACGGCCTTCGACAAGGGCGACACCGCCGCCGTCGCCGAGAGCGTCGGCATCCGGACGCCCGAGGAGTACGGCCGACTGCCGACCGGCCCGGACGCCGACCCGCAGTTGGACGCGAGCGAACTGCCGTACCCCGTCTTCCTGAAAGCCGAGAAGGAGGCCGGCCGGAACATCGTCTCGAAAGTCGAGAGCGAGGACGACCTCTGGGAGGCCTACGAGGAGTTGCGCCACCGCGAGGAGGGCGGCGACATCATCGTCCAAGAGTACGTGGAAGGCGACGGTCACACGTACGCGATAGGTCTCCTGTTCGACGACGGGACGCCGGAACTCGAATTCGGACAGGACGAGGTTCGCTCCATCCCCCGCGAGGGCGGTACCGGAACGAGAGTGCGGATTCTGCGGGACGAGGAACTCGCCGCCAAATCGAAGGCGCTCCTCGAAGCCCTCGATTGGAACGGCGTGGCGTTGGTCGAGTACAAGCGCGCGGCGAACGGCGAGTGGGTGCTCATGGAGATAAACCCCAAGTTCTGGGCCTCCTACGCCCTCGCGAGTCGGTACGGCTATCGCTTCGCGAGCACCCTCGTCGCGAGCAGTCTCGACATTCCCCGGGAGTCGTTCGAGGGGTCGCCGTCGGAGACGGGCGAGATGGTGTTCCCCCTCCGGGAGGTGTACTTCTCGCTGAAACACGAGGAGGAGTCGCTTCCCCGGTCGCTGGCGTCGTTGGCGTGGCCGCCCGCGCGCGTCGATATCGACCCGAGGGACCTGCGCGCGTGGGTCGCACCCGGCGGACTGGCGACGTCGATGGGGTGGGCGCTGAACCTCTGGAGGGGCGGCGATGACCCGTTCTGA
- a CDS encoding DMT family transporter translates to MKHTHDLLSRQLDVLAAAVGLIVAFLLFFLRFYSSQIYITTIPVLLGVACLLYLFVTWYDRRETELPRLGVAFTKLSVAAVAVGISGLLLLAIQAGTRSPLFLVSSGVVASLILCQALFTDEAEFRPWLLLAEITALAVVVRFVGLYTTPGFIGIDSWTHIGEYAASILRAGSLSAISDVKYVAAPLYHLLVVVATEFLGVSMRQALFLTVGTVMSVFFVLVYSISRFFVTPRWAVFAVGLFAVGDHVVRWGLHLIPTSLGLALFLGVVYALVRIFHLDATARDYGLVLFFGIGVILTHQVSAFVTLVLLLSAAAATLLFAYDVIPRTGWSSVRATDPKKLLGVVGVYTVVLVVDWMLTPISGTSFVTRMLVLVQVTLARSAGFLNLAGGSSSAAAAGAQGPLAPYIPYINELGFFLLFFLTVFGSLVVLNRSRLRESGVTLIAATVGMMVFAYILPVFGIRTFLPGRWIAFMYVPMVVIGTIGLYALARNLPSRGIVAAVVVFALVFPGAMLVADKATIDDPVFDNYNPRYSNTESELAAINTIRATNPSPSAPLYTDHPYRAMITRAGGHLAVPIELNDRGEPVAQGVTVYREYQSYGASMYATGEEDSVVVRDFSSRQICPPDQHMLYDNGDVQMCSIVVG, encoded by the coding sequence ATGAAGCACACCCACGACCTGTTGAGCCGCCAACTCGACGTTCTCGCGGCGGCGGTCGGGCTGATAGTCGCCTTCCTGTTGTTCTTCCTGCGCTTCTACTCCTCGCAGATTTACATCACGACGATTCCGGTCCTTCTCGGCGTGGCGTGTCTGCTCTACCTGTTCGTCACGTGGTACGACAGGCGAGAGACGGAACTGCCGCGCCTCGGCGTCGCGTTCACGAAACTCTCCGTCGCGGCGGTCGCGGTCGGTATCTCGGGCTTGCTCCTCCTCGCGATTCAGGCGGGGACGCGCTCGCCCCTGTTCCTCGTTTCCAGCGGCGTCGTCGCCTCGCTCATCCTCTGTCAGGCGCTGTTCACCGACGAAGCCGAGTTCAGGCCGTGGCTGTTGCTCGCGGAGATAACGGCGCTGGCCGTCGTCGTCCGGTTCGTCGGCCTGTACACCACGCCGGGGTTCATCGGCATCGACAGTTGGACGCACATCGGCGAGTACGCCGCCTCGATTCTCCGCGCGGGGTCGCTGTCTGCCATCTCCGACGTGAAGTACGTCGCCGCCCCGTTGTACCACCTCCTCGTCGTCGTCGCCACCGAGTTCCTCGGCGTCTCGATGCGACAGGCCCTGTTCCTCACCGTCGGCACGGTCATGTCCGTCTTCTTCGTCCTCGTCTACAGCATCTCGCGGTTCTTCGTCACGCCCCGGTGGGCGGTGTTCGCGGTGGGCCTGTTCGCCGTCGGCGACCACGTCGTTCGGTGGGGACTGCACCTCATCCCGACCAGCCTCGGTCTGGCGCTGTTCCTCGGCGTCGTGTACGCGTTGGTCCGCATCTTCCACCTCGACGCGACGGCGCGCGACTACGGGCTGGTGTTGTTCTTCGGCATCGGCGTCATCCTCACCCACCAGGTGTCGGCGTTCGTGACGCTCGTGCTCCTCCTGTCGGCGGCGGCGGCGACGCTCCTGTTCGCGTACGACGTGATTCCGCGGACGGGGTGGTCGAGCGTTCGCGCGACCGACCCGAAGAAACTCCTCGGCGTCGTCGGCGTCTACACCGTCGTCCTCGTCGTCGACTGGATGCTGACGCCGATAAGCGGAACGTCGTTCGTCACGCGGATGCTCGTCCTCGTTCAGGTGACGCTCGCTCGCTCCGCGGGCTTTCTCAACCTCGCCGGCGGGAGCAGTTCGGCCGCGGCGGCCGGGGCGCAGGGTCCGCTGGCGCCGTACATCCCCTACATCAACGAACTCGGCTTCTTCCTCCTCTTTTTCCTCACGGTGTTCGGCTCGCTGGTCGTCCTCAACCGCAGTCGCCTGCGCGAGTCCGGCGTGACGCTCATCGCCGCCACCGTCGGGATGATGGTCTTCGCGTACATCCTGCCCGTGTTCGGCATCCGGACGTTCCTCCCCGGTCGCTGGATAGCGTTCATGTACGTCCCGATGGTCGTCATCGGGACCATCGGACTGTACGCGCTGGCGCGCAACCTCCCCTCGAGGGGCATCGTCGCCGCAGTCGTGGTGTTCGCGCTGGTGTTCCCGGGCGCGATGCTCGTCGCGGACAAGGCGACGATAGACGACCCGGTGTTCGATAACTACAACCCGCGGTACTCGAACACGGAGTCCGAACTGGCGGCGATAAACACCATTCGGGCGACGAACCCGTCGCCGAGCGCACCGCTCTACACCGACCACCCCTACCGAGCGATGATAACGCGCGCCGGGGGGCACTTGGCGGTGCCGATAGAGTTGAACGACCGGGGTGAACCCGTCGCGCAGGGCGTCACCGTCTACAGGGAGTACCAGTCCTACGGCGCGTCGATGTACGCGACCGGCGAGGAAGACTCCGTCGTGGTACGCGACTTCTCGTCGCGACAGATCTGTCCGCCGGACCAGCACATGCTGTACGACAACGGCGACGTGCAGATGTGTTCGATCGTAGTGGGGTAG
- a CDS encoding formyltransferase family protein, translating into MTRSEGESDGRTLVLLMPADAVKATVTLQSLLSSASFKERYDPRVVVDDSEGRLVDSLRRRGVRYAVAEDPGSPAAAVETVTDEESFAYLVSCGWTKLIPGDVIEMPETAALNCHGSYLPDYRGPAMHRVQWANGKRWGGASVHFLTEEFDDGRILCRDRFKIGLFDTPKDILWRSAETTATLLREALLLVEDGYEGVENASGSYYSLTPWKTVLVRGAVNRALWALGSDARWEIPPE; encoded by the coding sequence ATGACCCGTTCTGAGGGGGAGTCCGACGGCCGAACGCTCGTCCTCCTGATGCCCGCGGACGCGGTGAAGGCGACGGTGACGTTACAGAGTCTCCTCTCGAGTGCGTCGTTTAAAGAGCGGTACGACCCGCGGGTGGTCGTGGACGACTCCGAGGGGCGACTCGTCGATTCGCTCCGGCGGCGAGGCGTCCGCTACGCCGTCGCCGAGGACCCGGGGTCGCCCGCCGCCGCCGTCGAGACGGTGACGGACGAGGAGTCGTTCGCGTATCTGGTCTCCTGCGGGTGGACGAAGTTGATTCCGGGCGACGTGATCGAGATGCCCGAGACGGCGGCGCTGAACTGCCACGGGTCGTACCTGCCGGACTACCGCGGGCCCGCGATGCACAGGGTCCAGTGGGCCAACGGCAAACGGTGGGGCGGCGCGTCCGTCCACTTCCTCACCGAGGAGTTCGACGACGGCCGAATCCTCTGTCGCGACCGGTTCAAAATCGGGCTGTTCGACACGCCGAAGGACATCCTCTGGCGGTCCGCGGAGACGACGGCGACGCTCCTTCGGGAGGCCCTGCTCTTGGTCGAAGACGGCTACGAGGGCGTCGAGAACGCCTCGGGCAGTTACTACTCCCTGACGCCGTGGAAGACGGTGCTCGTTCGCGGCGCGGTCAATCGAGCGCTGTGGGCCCTCGGGTCGGACGCCCGGTGGGAGATTCCGCCGGAGTGA
- a CDS encoding DUF1616 domain-containing protein, with product MAEKRTPQASRAGRPWDLVVVVLATLLAAAMVFVPFFSGSPIQVVFVLPLLVFLPGYAFVSALYVRRAAVREANGEEVIPRLARGLDGPARVVLSVLASVILVSATALAVNFTPFGVRRVPMVVAVTALTLAFAVAAVARRSSVPRRERFTPAVPSAVAGGWSFRGDSTVGTALNVVLAASLFLALATTAYALAAPPSPQGDSFTEFYVLSENESGELVANDYPRDLTVGEPTQLTAAVANHEGQSQEYTVVVLQQRVRTNGSGNDTEVVASEELRRLNASVESGETAYLNHSVTPAASGEDVRLTYLLYRGDAPADPTAEDAYRTLRLYVDVSEGSA from the coding sequence ATGGCAGAGAAGCGAACGCCGCAGGCGTCGCGCGCGGGTCGTCCGTGGGACTTGGTCGTCGTCGTACTGGCGACGCTACTGGCCGCCGCGATGGTCTTCGTCCCCTTTTTCTCGGGGTCTCCGATTCAGGTCGTCTTCGTGTTACCGCTCCTCGTCTTCCTACCGGGGTACGCCTTCGTCTCCGCACTCTACGTCAGGCGGGCCGCGGTTCGGGAGGCGAACGGCGAAGAGGTGATTCCGCGGTTGGCGCGGGGACTCGACGGGCCGGCGAGAGTCGTGCTCTCGGTCCTCGCCAGCGTGATACTCGTCTCGGCGACGGCGCTGGCGGTGAACTTCACCCCGTTCGGCGTCCGGCGCGTCCCGATGGTCGTCGCGGTGACGGCGCTCACGTTGGCGTTCGCGGTAGCCGCCGTCGCGCGCCGGTCGTCGGTCCCCCGGCGGGAGCGCTTTACCCCCGCCGTCCCCTCGGCCGTCGCGGGCGGGTGGTCGTTCCGCGGCGACTCAACCGTCGGGACTGCCCTGAACGTCGTCTTGGCGGCGAGCCTCTTTCTCGCACTCGCCACGACGGCGTACGCCCTCGCCGCGCCGCCGTCCCCGCAGGGCGACTCGTTCACCGAGTTCTACGTCCTCTCGGAGAACGAGTCCGGCGAACTCGTCGCGAACGACTACCCGCGCGACCTCACCGTCGGCGAACCGACGCAGTTGACCGCGGCGGTGGCGAACCACGAAGGGCAGTCGCAGGAGTACACCGTCGTCGTCCTCCAACAGCGAGTCCGGACCAACGGAAGCGGAAACGACACCGAGGTGGTCGCGAGCGAGGAGTTGCGGCGCCTGAACGCGAGCGTCGAGAGCGGAGAGACGGCGTACCTCAACCACTCGGTGACGCCGGCGGCGAGCGGTGAGGACGTCCGCCTGACGTACCTGCTGTACCGCGGCGACGCTCCGGCCGACCCGACCGCCGAAGACGCCTACCGGACCCTCAGACTGTACGTCGACGTCTCGGAGGGAAGCGCCTGA